The Phragmites australis chromosome 13, lpPhrAust1.1, whole genome shotgun sequence DNA window GTGCAACAGTTTTTGGATGCATAATGGCGTTAACAGTATCACCAAAACAGTGCAAACACATGGAATACTCCAGGATATTCCTTGGTGAAATCAAACCAACGTCTTAGCAGTAAAACATGACACGCTTCACGTTTTCCTTGAGAGCAGGTAGAGGCCTGACAGCAACATTCCCAGCGGCCCTGCTGCTGCGTGCGCCACCTGGTGGAGGACCACGGCTCGTCGCAGCACTCGCTATGGACCCACTGTCAGAAGTATCTGGCTCCATGTAAAAGCGAGCTCGGAAGGCTGCCAGATGAGCATAGTACGCAGGAGGCACTGCAAGCAATTAAGCACCTGTAAACATTTTGTTTTACTGGAGTAGCACCACAATAGATTAGGAAGGCAAGAAACTGAGCAATGCTGACGATCCAGGGGCTCAGTTAGCTAGTGGCTCCAAGGTGCGAGCGTTGCCACTGATCGAACCTGGGCCTCACCGGGGGTTTTTTTTTCCACAAATAAAAATCCCTGCCTCTCACGTGTGGAGCCAATGGAATTTGTGACGTGGTCGCCTAGGGACGCGAATGTGTAGTCTTTAGTTCTTGGGTGTATGCATGGTTGTGTGCGCGGGTGAGTGTGATGGTGTGTCAGCAATTCAGCATACATGGTAGCTGTACCCAGTTGAGAGGCTTAAAAAAACTTTCAAGTTGAGCTTACCAATTGACACAGAACGGGTGCACCTTGCGTACCTGCAAAAGTTGAAATGATGTTTAATAGGAAGTTAAAGAGTGCGTAGAAAATAATGGATCGATGGAGCAGTAAATATTACGTGTAGCACAGGTTGTTTGTGAGTGTTTGCAGCTCATCAGCTGTAAATTTATTCTCATCCCACAGGACATGATAATGAGCAGGGCGGCTTGTTCCCTGAATGGATGCGAAATTCAAATCAGTAACCATCAGATCACGTCAAGTGATAAATTGAAGAGCAAAGAAAAATCAACCTGAATGCCAGCATGGCTACAAAGGTAGAAATCAAACTCAGTAGGATGGCAAATCTTTGAATCAACCACAGTGCCTAAATTCGATCAAAAAACAGTTCCTGGTCAGACTCAAATTAGATATGCTAGCCACCACCAcccccaacaaaaaaaaaggtgcaCAAAGAACTAACCAGGCAGTATGTTTCCACTTCTATCAACAGTACGCTGATCATTGTGGTTATTAGCAAACAACCTAGTGTGATGACGCTTCTGGACCACCACAAAAGTAACTGGAGGCTGGTAATTGGGCTCCAAGGAAGCACATGCCTATCCCCATGGTTTCACAAGTCAGGTCAGAGAAAAGGTGAAGAACATTGTCAAATAAATGCCATCAAATTACTAGTACCTTTCTAATGGCATCGAGTTCATACAACAAAACTTGATAGAACTGTCCCTCACTGACACCGTCCCTGAAATTGAAATTTGTTTAATACATTGAGAATCATGAtcagaaaagatcaaaagatGCCCATGCAAGGATAAGAACCTGTAGAATATGATCCTCTGGGGTTTCTGTCCAGTTGCCCTCTTAAAAGAAATGAGAAGTTCCCTGCACAATCAAAACAAATTTACGCATATAGCAGCATCCAAGAATGGAGAAGTGAATAAATCCCATTATCACAATAAAGATCATACTTGATCATGCCACCAGTTACTGTCCCTCTTTGCGGATCTTGACATACTTTGAAGAGATCCTGTATCAATTCTTGGCGATGGGCTTGGGCACTCACTAGTCCAGCATACTTGGTGACCTCAGGCCAGTCTTGAGAAGCAACAACCTAGGAAGGAAAGAATATAGTAAAAAAGAAGCTTGAAACTTCCACAACAGGAAAGCAGAACCTCTGGCTTATCTTCACTGTAACTAGTGCTGAACTTACAGCTGCAATGGAAGGACTGGAATCTTCTCCAGGATGGGGATGGGTAACATCAGCACCAAATATAATGGTTGGTCTGTCACTGACAAGGGGGATTCTCCTTGTCAAAGCATCTACAAGAACAGTGTTCCTTCCCCCGACCTGAAAGTAGGAAAACCGTGAGAAAACTAATGATTCAAGTGAGTTAAAGATGGAATAGTGTGGAGACAGTTTACCTTAACATTTATTTTGAGGGCAACATTTGCAAGATACTGCTTGCTCATCTTGAAAACATGTTTGGTCAGACAACATTGGGAGACCAATCCAAGATCAGTCTCACAGATCCTTTTGAGATCCCCTAAGGAACGAAAGGAATgctgatgaaaaatgtattcaCAGACAACGTTCAGAGTGTCTTTAAGAAGAGAACATACCATAAAGAGAACCATTATTGTCAGGCAGTATTACAATCAGCAGATCAAGTTCCCTGCCCTGTGGTCTCAGTATGTTCATCGCATCTTGATAGCGCGCCTTTAATGCTCTTTCAACATGTTCAGGCCTTGCAGTCACTGGGGGAAGCACAGGTTCAAGTGCAAAGtcctagaagaaaaaaaggactATGAAGGGCAAACAACCAAAGAGATAAATAGATCATATATCTTGAAATGATATTTGGAGAACAAAGAAGGTCATACCATTCCAGATATTTGGCACATGATAGCCAGCTCATGACAGAAACCCCTAGCGGCACTATCTTGCACGTTCCGAGAGAAGTTAATACACGCCCAGTTGCTGACTCTGCCACCATTAACCATTTTCTACCCAAAAAAGAATACACAAGAAAAGTTATGAGTTTATTAAACCAAACAACAAAAAGGGGGTATGCATACAAAGGGCAAGCtaaaggtagaaaatagatGTTATCTAGGTTAAAGTATTGACAATGGCACAGTATAAGCCAAATGACTAACTTTGCAGTGGACGTGTGGTATAAAAATTGGTATTAAACTAACTACCCACGAGAGTAAAagcaagagagaaaaaaacagaTAATTCAGAAATTCTTGATACAGCTTTCGGAGTAAAAAACAAAATTTCTCCCTGCCAAAATGTTCCTATATGAAACTAGATAGATCCTGGAATTTTGAGGTAAGGAGATGACAAAAACAAAACTTGAGCTTGCATAAACACTACAGTCATTAGTAGCTATGACTATGAAGCTTGCATAAACAAGCTTATCTGTTGTATTGCTCATTGCTGACACGCTTAAAAGCAGGTTATCAGCTCCTAGAGTGGCAGCTATATCCCAGCTGCTAGGCTAGCTTGCCGCTTTATGTTTATCTTGCAAAATAtagcatttaatttaatttcGGTATGGTTTTCCCCTAATGCTActatagggggggggggctgattACAACTGAAGAACTCACAGGATGAGTGATTTATCTAGATTTCTCAGGACATTCTTAACCAAGCATACCTTATTCATCATGTTCCATTGGCCAACTCTTGGCAAGACATCCTTCTCTCTGCCACTATCATGGTATTTAAGCTAATTACACAAAAGAAAAATTCCACATCAGTAGTCGCGTACAACATTTGCACAAATATGGAAGAATGCTGTGATGCTGTTACACGGCAGAAGAAAAGTCACTTACCCTTGGGGGAGGCAGAACACGAGCTTCAACTGCTGCAAGACGCTCATCAATTCTTATGCCAAATTCCTGTGCATATGGATCTTCATAGTATGCATTGTGATGCACAGTCTGATCCAAAGAGGAAAGGAGAAATTAGGAAGTTATTTAGAATCATCAATTCAGCTGATTAACCTTGGTGAATACAACAGCTAACTCAAATGAACAAAAGCAATAAAACCTCGATGTTCTATGATATGTAATCATTACAGATACAGCAACAATAATGATAAAACAGATGGGACTTTTCACCAGAAAAATACGATTTACAAACATTTTAATAGTCAAGTGACTGTTGCACAGCCCCTATTCAATAGACCTATCCCAGAGATCATTTCAGATGCACAAGCAAGTGTTAACCatcgaaaaaaaaagatgagaaaTCACAATAACCAGTCATGCTGTAGTGCCCCTAAACCCTAAAGAATGATCAAGCAAATGTGTATGCAGGGCTTCCAAAGCTAAACCCATTACATAGGCTAGAATTGCAGCATGCTTGAAATCTTGAATTCATGAGATATGCAACATAACTTGCACCAAGAAATATGATCAAAAGTCACCTGTAAGATGTCCAGCTCACGCTCTTGAGGGCGCTGACAAGTAACTTTCAGTAGAGCAGTGATTTGTTTCTCATTGAGCCGCTTTGAGTATCGCTGTCCTTCGACTATCTTACAAACCTGATATTTCAAAGCCATAAGAAACTTCTGATAATATGCTGAAGCTGGATGTAGCATCCAGAAGTCATTTGAACAGATAACCACAATATAACAAATCAAGCTCCATAGAGATCGTTGAAGAACTAACCTCCATAGGCAGATAATTTGGTCTTTGCTGATTGCCCACTTGCAAGCAAGGTAAAGTCGTGTGCTGAATACTAAAACCGTACGTCTCCAGGAAGTATTGCACCACAGTCTTCACAGTACCACGATCATCAACAGGGAATCTATCACAGAAAAACCAACAGAACCACGTCAGTTCATAATCTTTTATGCTATTATCTCACGTAAGCAAGGGATGACACACGTACGATAGCTCTCTTGTTGCTTGTGAAGTGAGGCCAGAAATACGATATTTCCTGCGCATGTTTCCTCGGTGTGTGACCTCGACCTTCACACCTCTCAGGGctttttttatctacagatgaTAATTTTAGCACCAACTAAAAGCATATACCAAAGTTATTATTAAAAAGGATAGGTAATGAACCAAACCTTCACACGATCAGAGTCAGACAATGGTCTAACTGAGATATCTCTGTTAAGAAGCTGAGCAACAAAATCGATCACAGGGAGAGGCTCGATAAACGCAGTAGAGGACATATCTGCAAGAGCACAAATAAAATGCTAAGACAAGAGCAACACTGATACCATAAGCTACACCCACAGGCCTTCTGAACTAGAATGCAGTGTACTACTAACTATCCTTGCCATAGATCATGTGTGACAACTAAAAGATAAAAAGTGAAAAATCAAGGTTGGAGTAACAGTATCTAACCAATATTTAAAGAGAGGCCCATCTGCGTAGGCCTTATGCTTTGGTAAAAGCCGCGCCAACTCTCCAAACCCTCACCAAGTTGCTGGCGTCTCCCTAAGTTGGGAGAATAAAATGACCTACCAACAGGAGAATACCTACACACGAGAAATACTACAACAGTAAAGGTTTTTTAAATAAGGAtaataactaaaaaaaatacaactagCTCAAAGATTACCTGGCAGTAGGCAATTCACGTAGAACAATGTCAAGCACTTGAAGAGCTTCTTGAGGAGCATCTGCTTGCCTTCCAGCTAGAAACATAGCCAGATGGTGGAGATCAGCACGGGCAGCAAATTTGATCACCACCCTAAATACCCTCTCGCGCCTTAAAGGGATGGCAGTAGTCAGCTGTCAGCGCCGAATTCTGTATATGTTCTAAATACAGACACAACAGCAATGCCATACCTTTGACCGCCTTGGCCACCAAGACTATC harbors:
- the LOC133887877 gene encoding protein argonaute 1B-like isoform X2, yielding MCDLDMAMRVENGRPHQASIMVRKKRTGPGSSGETSGEASGASGQFPPQQAERTQQHGGGRGWVPLQGGRGGGQHQGRGGHYQGRGGPGSHHPGVRQPEYHQREYQGQGQGRGGPRPRGGGMQQPYYGGHRGGGVGRNVPPGPSRTVPELHQAPYVQYQAPVVSSSPSGPGSSSQPMAEVSSGQVQQQFQQLAIRGQTPTSQEIQVAPASSKSVRFPLRPGKGTYGDRCIVKANHFFAELPDKDLHQYDVSITPEVTSRGVNRAVMGELVTLYRQSHLGGRLPAYDGRKSLYTAGPLPFTSRTFEITLQDEEDSLGGQGGQRRERVFRVVIKFAARADLHHLAMFLAGRQADAPQEALQVLDIVLRELPTARYSPVGRSFYSPNLGRRQQLGEGLESWRGFYQSIRPTQMGLSLNIDMSSTAFIEPLPVIDFVAQLLNRDISVRPLSDSDRVKIKKALRGVKVEVTHRGNMRRKYRISGLTSQATRELSFPVDDRGTVKTVVQYFLETYGFSIQHTTLPCLQVGNQQRPNYLPMEVCKIVEGQRYSKRLNEKQITALLKVTCQRPQERELDILQTVHHNAYYEDPYAQEFGIRIDERLAAVEARVLPPPRLKYHDSGREKDVLPRVGQWNMMNKKMVNGGRVSNWACINFSRNVQDSAARGFCHELAIMCQISGMDFALEPVLPPVTARPEHVERALKARYQDAMNILRPQGRELDLLIVILPDNNGSLYGDLKRICETDLGLVSQCCLTKHVFKMSKQYLANVALKINVKVGGRNTVLVDALTRRIPLVSDRPTIIFGADVTHPHPGEDSSPSIAAVVASQDWPEVTKYAGLVSAQAHRQELIQDLFKVCQDPQRGTVTGGMIKELLISFKRATGQKPQRIIFYRDGVSEGQFYQVLLYELDAIRKACASLEPNYQPPVTFVVVQKRHHTRLFANNHNDQRTVDRSGNILPGTVVDSKICHPTEFDFYLCSHAGIQGTSRPAHYHVLWDENKFTADELQTLTNNLCYTYARCTRSVSIVPPAYYAHLAAFRARFYMEPDTSDSGSIASAATSRGPPPGGARSSRAAGNVAVRPLPALKENVKRVMFYC
- the LOC133887877 gene encoding protein argonaute 1B-like isoform X3, which translates into the protein MVRKKRTGPGSSGETSGEASGASGQFPPQQAERTQQHGGGRGWVPLQGGRGGGQHQGRGGHYQGRGGPGSHHPGVRQPEYHQREYQGQGQGRGGPRPRGGGMQQPYYGGHRGGGVGRNVPPGPSRTVPELHQAPYVQYQAPVVSSSPSGPGSSSQPMAEVSSGQVQQQFQQLAIRGQTPTSQEIQVAPASSKSVRFPLRPGKGTYGDRCIVKANHFFAELPDKDLHQYDVSITPEVTSRGVNRAVMGELVTLYRQSHLGGRLPAYDGRKSLYTAGPLPFTSRTFEITLQDEEDSLGGQGGQRRERVFRVVIKFAARADLHHLAMFLAGRQADAPQEALQVLDIVLRELPTARYSPVGRSFYSPNLGRRQQLGEGLESWRGFYQSIRPTQMGLSLNIDMSSTAFIEPLPVIDFVAQLLNRDISVRPLSDSDRVKIKKALRGVKVEVTHRGNMRRKYRISGLTSQATRELSFPVDDRGTVKTVVQYFLETYGFSIQHTTLPCLQVGNQQRPNYLPMEVCKIVEGQRYSKRLNEKQITALLKVTCQRPQERELDILQTVHHNAYYEDPYAQEFGIRIDERLAAVEARVLPPPRLKYHDSGREKDVLPRVGQWNMMNKKMVNGGRVSNWACINFSRNVQDSAARGFCHELAIMCQISGMDFALEPVLPPVTARPEHVERALKARYQDAMNILRPQGRELDLLIVILPDNNGSLYGDLKRICETDLGLVSQCCLTKHVFKMSKQYLANVALKINVKVGGRNTVLVDALTRRIPLVSDRPTIIFGADVTHPHPGEDSSPSIAAVVASQDWPEVTKYAGLVSAQAHRQELIQDLFKVCQDPQRGTVTGGMIKELLISFKRATGQKPQRIIFYRDGVSEGQFYQVLLYELDAIRKACASLEPNYQPPVTFVVVQKRHHTRLFANNHNDQRTVDRSGNILPGTVVDSKICHPTEFDFYLCSHAGIQGTSRPAHYHVLWDENKFTADELQTLTNNLCYTYARCTRSVSIVPPAYYAHLAAFRARFYMEPDTSDSGSIASAATSRGPPPGGARSSRAAGNVAVRPLPALKENVKRVMFYC
- the LOC133887877 gene encoding protein argonaute 1B-like isoform X1, which produces MCDLDMAMRVENGRPHQAQNGPFGHKTARSYQAASIMVRKKRTGPGSSGETSGEASGASGQFPPQQAERTQQHGGGRGWVPLQGGRGGGQHQGRGGHYQGRGGPGSHHPGVRQPEYHQREYQGQGQGRGGPRPRGGGMQQPYYGGHRGGGVGRNVPPGPSRTVPELHQAPYVQYQAPVVSSSPSGPGSSSQPMAEVSSGQVQQQFQQLAIRGQTPTSQEIQVAPASSKSVRFPLRPGKGTYGDRCIVKANHFFAELPDKDLHQYDVSITPEVTSRGVNRAVMGELVTLYRQSHLGGRLPAYDGRKSLYTAGPLPFTSRTFEITLQDEEDSLGGQGGQRRERVFRVVIKFAARADLHHLAMFLAGRQADAPQEALQVLDIVLRELPTARYSPVGRSFYSPNLGRRQQLGEGLESWRGFYQSIRPTQMGLSLNIDMSSTAFIEPLPVIDFVAQLLNRDISVRPLSDSDRVKIKKALRGVKVEVTHRGNMRRKYRISGLTSQATRELSFPVDDRGTVKTVVQYFLETYGFSIQHTTLPCLQVGNQQRPNYLPMEVCKIVEGQRYSKRLNEKQITALLKVTCQRPQERELDILQTVHHNAYYEDPYAQEFGIRIDERLAAVEARVLPPPRLKYHDSGREKDVLPRVGQWNMMNKKMVNGGRVSNWACINFSRNVQDSAARGFCHELAIMCQISGMDFALEPVLPPVTARPEHVERALKARYQDAMNILRPQGRELDLLIVILPDNNGSLYGDLKRICETDLGLVSQCCLTKHVFKMSKQYLANVALKINVKVGGRNTVLVDALTRRIPLVSDRPTIIFGADVTHPHPGEDSSPSIAAVVASQDWPEVTKYAGLVSAQAHRQELIQDLFKVCQDPQRGTVTGGMIKELLISFKRATGQKPQRIIFYRDGVSEGQFYQVLLYELDAIRKACASLEPNYQPPVTFVVVQKRHHTRLFANNHNDQRTVDRSGNILPGTVVDSKICHPTEFDFYLCSHAGIQGTSRPAHYHVLWDENKFTADELQTLTNNLCYTYARCTRSVSIVPPAYYAHLAAFRARFYMEPDTSDSGSIASAATSRGPPPGGARSSRAAGNVAVRPLPALKENVKRVMFYC